Proteins from one Oscillatoria nigro-viridis PCC 7112 genomic window:
- a CDS encoding STAS domain-containing protein, protein MQTLLAHKPITVIRPLDYLNAATCPEVGRQLATAIAAPGVVAVLVDLGAVKFIDSAGLMALVSGLKQAKKMGCRFSLCSVSPGIKMILELSQLDRVFEIFENVDSFDAENSCVKQH, encoded by the coding sequence ATGCAGACACTTCTTGCCCATAAACCAATTACGGTGATTCGACCCCTAGACTACCTGAATGCAGCCACCTGCCCAGAAGTCGGACGGCAACTAGCGACAGCAATTGCAGCCCCTGGGGTTGTAGCGGTACTCGTAGATTTGGGTGCAGTAAAATTTATTGACAGTGCCGGTTTGATGGCATTGGTTTCGGGGCTGAAGCAGGCGAAAAAAATGGGGTGCAGGTTTAGTCTTTGCTCGGTATCCCCCGGAATTAAGATGATTCTGGAACTCAGCCAACTCGATCGAGTTTTTGAGATATTTGAAAATGTCGATAGCTTTGATGCCGAAAACTCCTGCGTAAAACAACACTGA
- a CDS encoding DUF502 domain-containing protein, producing the protein MLQRIKQDLKNDLIAGLLVVIPLATTIWLTITVASWVINFLTKIPKQINPFDGLHPILVNLLNLLVGLAVPLLSILVIGLMARNIFGKWLLDFGERLLQAIPLAGSVYKTLKQLLGTLLKSNDKFRRVVLVEYPRRGIWTLAFVTGTIESNDIPPHLSGETPIGIFIPTTPNPTTGWYAIVPEADLVNLSMSIEDAFKVIISGGIVNPSNSIAVSPENIKGKTLEPLVSESRYQAVPVEED; encoded by the coding sequence GTGCTCCAACGCATCAAACAAGACTTAAAAAACGACCTGATCGCAGGACTATTGGTAGTGATACCCTTAGCTACCACCATCTGGCTGACAATTACCGTCGCCAGTTGGGTGATCAATTTTCTCACCAAAATTCCCAAGCAGATCAACCCTTTTGACGGACTCCACCCGATTTTGGTGAATCTGCTAAATCTTTTAGTAGGTCTGGCTGTACCCCTGCTGAGTATCTTAGTCATCGGTTTAATGGCCCGCAACATTTTCGGCAAGTGGCTGCTAGACTTTGGCGAACGGCTGCTGCAGGCAATTCCCTTAGCCGGTTCGGTTTACAAAACCCTCAAACAACTGTTGGGAACCCTCCTCAAATCAAATGACAAATTTCGCCGCGTGGTGTTAGTAGAATATCCCCGGCGGGGAATCTGGACTTTAGCATTTGTGACCGGTACGATCGAGAGTAACGATATCCCGCCTCACCTTTCCGGTGAAACCCCGATCGGTATTTTCATCCCCACCACTCCCAACCCCACTACCGGATGGTACGCTATAGTCCCGGAGGCAGATTTAGTCAATTTGTCAATGTCGATCGAAGATGCCTTTAAAGTCATCATCTCCGGCGGCATCGTCAACCCCAGCAACTCAATTGCAGTAAGCCCCGAAAACATCAAGGGCAAAACACTCGAACCCTTGGTATCCGAATCAAGATACCAGGCTGTCCCAGTCGAAGAAGACTAA
- a CDS encoding RNA-guided endonuclease InsQ/TnpB family protein, which produces MLVFEFKASGKKQQFDAVDEAIRTVQFIRNKALRFWMDNEKVDKYALNKYSAVLAKEFPFCDDLNSMARQSSSERAWSAISRFYDNCKKKVPGKKGFPQFQKHNRSVEYKTTGWRLADDRKSITFTDKKGIGKLKLKGTRDLHFYQRSQIKRVRLVRRADGYYVQFCIQVDRSEKIEITGNAIGLDVGLKEFYTDSNGIAVDNPRFLRKGERRLKKSQKRVSKRVKGSQNRKKARAILGKRHLKISRQRKDFAVKLARCVIQSNDCVVYEDLRIKNMVKNHCLAKSINDASWYMFRIWLEYFGKVFGRITIAVPANGTSQECSSCGTIVKKSLSTRTHACRCGCVLDRDWNAAKNILSRGLSTAGHVGTWILDPNACGELTATDVEVILHRQVDSANQESPRL; this is translated from the coding sequence ATGTTAGTTTTTGAGTTCAAAGCATCGGGTAAAAAGCAGCAATTTGACGCTGTAGACGAAGCAATTAGAACAGTGCAGTTCATCCGAAACAAAGCACTGCGGTTTTGGATGGACAACGAAAAAGTTGATAAATACGCATTGAACAAGTATAGCGCTGTTTTAGCTAAGGAATTTCCGTTTTGCGATGACTTGAACAGCATGGCTCGACAATCGAGCTCAGAAAGAGCGTGGTCGGCAATCTCCCGATTCTACGACAACTGTAAAAAGAAAGTCCCAGGAAAAAAAGGATTCCCGCAATTCCAGAAACACAACCGCTCCGTCGAGTACAAAACTACGGGCTGGCGTCTGGCAGACGACCGGAAATCAATCACTTTTACCGATAAAAAAGGAATCGGAAAGCTCAAGTTAAAAGGAACGCGCGACTTACATTTCTATCAGCGCAGTCAAATCAAACGAGTACGTTTGGTAAGGCGAGCAGACGGATATTATGTCCAGTTTTGCATTCAAGTTGACCGTTCTGAAAAGATTGAAATCACGGGTAACGCCATCGGGTTAGATGTAGGACTTAAAGAGTTTTACACTGACTCAAATGGCATTGCAGTTGATAACCCGCGTTTCCTCCGCAAGGGAGAACGCAGGTTGAAGAAATCCCAAAAACGAGTTTCAAAACGAGTCAAGGGTTCGCAAAACAGAAAAAAAGCTAGAGCGATTCTAGGGAAGCGCCACCTCAAAATCAGCAGACAGCGTAAAGATTTTGCCGTGAAGTTGGCAAGATGCGTCATCCAGTCTAACGACTGTGTAGTCTACGAAGATTTGAGGATTAAAAATATGGTGAAGAATCACTGTCTGGCAAAATCGATTAACGACGCTTCTTGGTATATGTTCCGAATTTGGCTGGAATATTTTGGCAAAGTATTCGGAAGAATTACGATTGCCGTACCAGCTAACGGAACAAGTCAAGAATGCTCTAGTTGCGGAACAATTGTTAAGAAAAGTCTCTCAACGCGAACCCACGCTTGTCGGTGTGGATGCGTATTAGATCGTGACTGGAACGCAGCTAAAAATATCCTGAGTCGGGGATTGAGTACGGCGGGGCACGTCGGAACTTGGATCTTAGATCCGAACGCTTGTGGAGAATTGACCGCTACCGATGTTGAAGTAATTCTGCATCGGCAAGTCGATTCTGCGAATCAAGAATCTCCTCGGCTTTAG
- the nusB gene encoding transcription antitermination factor NusB, translating to MKKARETARELALLGISQLPANPELLEAKKLQDVLLAAIRTLTAEVQESLEAAASEVQRSSDKLLASEIRAADIQSARTMVREAVELTQTAINRLGSAMEFPELIQLANQQDVRTYALQILTKVSANRVQIDELLSEALVDWQIERLPRIDRDIMRIAIAEMLYLGLPEQVSVNEAVQLAKRYSGDEGHRFINGVLRRVVDKINAEVISQ from the coding sequence ATGAAAAAAGCCCGCGAAACAGCACGCGAACTCGCACTCCTCGGCATCAGCCAACTGCCGGCGAATCCAGAACTCTTAGAAGCCAAGAAACTGCAAGATGTTCTCCTCGCCGCCATCCGCACCCTGACAGCAGAAGTTCAAGAATCCCTAGAAGCAGCAGCATCCGAAGTGCAGCGGAGTAGCGACAAGCTGCTTGCCAGCGAAATCCGTGCCGCCGATATACAAAGTGCTAGAACAATGGTGCGGGAAGCTGTCGAACTCACCCAAACCGCCATCAACCGTCTCGGTTCAGCAATGGAGTTTCCAGAACTGATCCAGCTAGCCAACCAGCAAGATGTCCGCACCTATGCTTTGCAAATCCTGACGAAAGTCAGCGCCAACCGTGTTCAAATTGATGAATTGCTCTCGGAAGCGCTGGTAGACTGGCAAATAGAACGGTTGCCCCGGATCGATCGAGATATCATGAGAATCGCGATCGCCGAAATGCTATATCTCGGCTTACCCGAACAAGTCAGCGTCAACGAAGCCGTCCAACTGGCAAAACGCTACAGCGGCGACGAAGGACATCGCTTCATCAACGGAGTCCTCCGCCGAGTAGTCGATAAAATCAACGCAGAAGTTATTAGTCAGTAG
- a CDS encoding TIGR03960 family B12-binding radical SAM protein has translation MAVKIEELLTAEINQPARYLGNELGATHKPWDGASVRWVLTYPEVYEVGASNLGHIILYNILNALPRQLCDRAYLPAPDLAAKLQSTKTPLFAVESRRSLTEFDILGFSLSYELGATNILEMLDLAGIPLTWQERATNRQNGQMPLIFAGGQTATSNPEPYADFFDFIALGDGEELLPEIGLILAEGKTNNLSREALLLDLAQIPGVYVPQFYDMAADGSVRPNRPQVPERILRRVATPIPAYSIGLVPYVQTVHDRLTVEIRRGCTRGCRFCQPGMLTRPARDVEPQQVVEAIEQGMQATGHSEFSLLSLSCSDYLALPAVGMEIKNRLKDKNISLSLPSQRVDRFDDNIADILGGTRQGGLTFAPEAGTQRMRDIVNKGLTNEELLRGVKTAVDRGWDKIKLYFMIGLPGETDFDVLGIAETVRWLHRECRVDGRRGLTFNLTISNFTPKPHTPFQWHSVSTAEFSRKQKLLKEEFRGMRGVKVNYTDVRISAMEDFVGRGDRRLAAVVRRAWELGAGMDAWWESLDRAYKAWTQAIDESGLTWKYRQVESGEWNLFEKEEDHDTDADTDTRMNLTPGGGTAGAGTAAPPLLDQPLPWDHLDTGIDKNWLKIDLQKALEAATVPDCSFEGCSRCGVCGTDFGHNVVVDALPIPEFAGQFVPNTERKQRLRVWFGKVGDMALVGHLDLIRLFDRVVRRADLPISFTGGFHPNPRISLANALPLGVASTGEIADFELTEPIDVESFREKLVAKLPENIPIYKVESIDLKAPSANQLLEAAEYVIAVAVAGSLTENGELDRENAAPVSVAPDANWEAWVKKIVETEAFWRVHTTKSGKTQNVNLRDRLHKLELVEQKPDSSTSARSATSEGRAVLRFTGSCRSDGNLLKPEHIVFMLEQVSQQEIQLLQVERSQLILGYG, from the coding sequence GTGGCAGTAAAAATCGAAGAATTACTTACAGCAGAGATTAATCAGCCTGCTCGTTATCTGGGAAACGAATTGGGGGCTACGCACAAGCCTTGGGACGGGGCGTCTGTGCGCTGGGTTCTTACTTACCCAGAAGTCTATGAAGTTGGTGCTTCCAATCTGGGGCACATCATCCTTTACAACATTTTGAATGCTTTGCCGAGACAGTTGTGCGATCGGGCTTATTTGCCCGCACCAGACTTGGCAGCAAAACTGCAATCGACCAAAACTCCCCTGTTTGCCGTAGAATCAAGGCGATCGCTCACAGAATTTGATATTCTGGGCTTCAGCCTCAGCTACGAACTCGGAGCTACAAACATTCTGGAAATGCTGGATTTGGCCGGCATTCCCCTAACTTGGCAAGAAAGAGCGACAAATCGCCAAAACGGTCAAATGCCGCTGATTTTTGCTGGCGGGCAAACGGCAACTTCCAACCCCGAACCCTACGCGGACTTTTTTGACTTCATCGCTTTGGGAGATGGAGAAGAGTTGCTGCCAGAAATTGGCTTGATTTTGGCAGAAGGCAAAACTAATAATTTGAGCCGAGAAGCATTGCTGCTGGATTTAGCGCAAATTCCAGGCGTCTACGTCCCTCAATTCTACGATATGGCGGCCGACGGTTCTGTTCGTCCCAACCGCCCGCAAGTTCCAGAACGAATTCTGCGCCGCGTGGCAACTCCGATACCAGCTTATTCGATCGGGCTGGTTCCCTACGTCCAGACAGTACACGACAGACTGACAGTAGAAATCCGCCGGGGATGCACCCGCGGCTGTCGCTTCTGTCAGCCGGGAATGCTGACTCGCCCCGCGCGCGATGTCGAACCGCAGCAAGTCGTAGAGGCGATCGAACAGGGGATGCAAGCCACCGGGCACAGCGAGTTTTCCCTGCTTTCCCTCAGTTGTTCCGACTATCTGGCACTCCCAGCAGTCGGGATGGAAATCAAAAATCGCCTGAAAGATAAAAATATTTCTCTGTCTCTACCCAGCCAGCGGGTTGACAGATTTGACGATAATATTGCCGACATTCTCGGCGGTACGCGACAAGGGGGTTTGACTTTTGCCCCGGAAGCTGGTACTCAGCGGATGCGGGACATCGTTAACAAAGGTTTGACCAACGAAGAATTGCTTCGGGGTGTCAAAACTGCGGTCGATCGCGGCTGGGATAAAATCAAGCTGTATTTTATGATCGGTTTGCCCGGAGAAACCGATTTCGATGTTCTCGGCATCGCCGAAACAGTCCGCTGGCTGCACCGGGAATGCAGGGTGGATGGCAGGCGGGGACTGACTTTTAACTTGACAATTTCTAATTTTACGCCTAAGCCTCACACTCCTTTTCAGTGGCACTCGGTTTCTACTGCTGAGTTTTCCCGCAAGCAAAAACTCCTGAAGGAAGAGTTTCGGGGGATGCGGGGCGTCAAGGTGAATTACACTGATGTGCGGATTTCGGCAATGGAGGATTTTGTCGGACGGGGCGATCGGCGTTTGGCTGCTGTAGTCCGCCGCGCTTGGGAACTTGGCGCGGGTATGGATGCGTGGTGGGAAAGCTTGGATCGGGCTTACAAAGCTTGGACTCAGGCGATCGATGAATCGGGCCTTACCTGGAAATACCGCCAAGTCGAAAGCGGCGAGTGGAATCTTTTTGAGAAGGAAGAGGATCACGACACGGATGCGGACACGGATACACGGATGAATTTAACGCCGGGGGGGGGCACGGCGGGGGCGGGCACGGCGGCACCGCCCCTACTGGATCAACCTTTGCCTTGGGATCATTTAGACACGGGGATCGACAAAAACTGGCTGAAAATTGACTTGCAAAAGGCTTTAGAAGCAGCGACGGTTCCAGACTGTTCTTTTGAAGGGTGTTCGCGCTGCGGGGTTTGCGGTACCGATTTCGGACACAATGTGGTTGTGGATGCGCTGCCAATTCCTGAGTTTGCTGGGCAGTTTGTCCCGAATACGGAGCGGAAACAGCGTTTGCGGGTTTGGTTCGGGAAGGTGGGCGATATGGCTTTGGTTGGTCATTTGGATTTGATCCGATTGTTCGATCGAGTAGTCCGCAGAGCCGATTTGCCGATTTCGTTTACCGGCGGGTTTCACCCGAACCCTCGGATTTCTCTGGCAAATGCTCTGCCTCTGGGCGTTGCCAGCACTGGGGAAATTGCCGACTTTGAGCTAACTGAGCCGATCGATGTTGAAAGTTTTCGGGAAAAGTTGGTCGCTAAGCTGCCGGAAAATATTCCGATTTACAAGGTTGAGTCGATCGATCTCAAAGCTCCTTCTGCTAACCAGTTGTTGGAAGCAGCGGAGTACGTGATTGCTGTCGCTGTAGCGGGCTCGTTGACAGAAAATGGCGAATTAGACCGGGAAAATGCTGCTCCTGTCTCCGTGGCTCCTGATGCCAACTGGGAAGCTTGGGTCAAGAAGATCGTCGAAACCGAGGCTTTTTGGCGGGTGCATACTACTAAGTCGGGAAAGACGCAGAATGTCAATTTGCGCGATCGACTGCACAAACTAGAACTTGTAGAGCAGAAACCAGACAGCAGCACCTCTGCTAGGAGTGCTACATCCGAAGGTAGAGCCGTCTTGCGCTTTACCGGCAGTTGTCGCAGCGACGGCAACTTGCTAAAGCCAGAACATATTGTGTTCATGCTCGAACAAGTCAGCCAGCAGGAAATTCAGCTTCTGCAGGTTGAGCGCAGTCAGCTAATCCTGGGTTATGGTTAA
- a CDS encoding PAS domain S-box protein codes for MKTLNILLVEDSPLDAELIEAYLMDGGFQFSLVCVETREDFAAALEKQCFDIILADYMLPCFNGIAALEIAHTTCPGVPFIFVSATLGEEVAIETLKSGATDYVLKRRLIRLVPSIQRALREVQERNERKQAEAQQQESEARFRIMADTAPVMIWMSDTDQLGDYFNKVWLEFTGRTLAEEMGTGWMENLHPDDLPECLDIYQKAFDAGSEYRLECRLRRYDGEYRWVLGTGVPRYRPDRTFAGYIGSYIDISDRKQAEQERAAALSREQAARKQAEETAKALQSANDKITNILESITDAFIAVDLNWNYTYVNQKAQDLLGKSQAELIGKKVCEIFPWAVNLPFYKMATKALAERVTVEYEEFVPLWNKWLKMRFYPSDSGLSGYIQDVTDRKQTEAALQASEEKLRMLAEANLIGIIFGDVNGSILDANDEFLRIVGYTREQLQRGELNWIDMTPPEYQSLDEKGIAEAQATGVCTPYEKEFWRRDGSRIPVLIGYVLLAQKRQESVAFILDLTVGKQLERELHDRAQELARANRIKDEFLGTLSHELRTPLNAMLGWAQLLRSRKFDEKTTVRALETIDRNTRSLATLIDDLLDVSQIITGKQSLNLRWVDVISTVEAAIDTLAPAIAAKNIEIVTDFDPTTGRIVADSGRLQQVAWNLLSNAIKFTPDGGQVKVAVHKVQGTMGSEQSACCKNLSPANVEIEVSDTGQGISEEFLPHVFDRFSQADSSIRRSYNGLGLGLALVRHFVEMHGGTVQAESAGKGKGSRFLVRLPIQQLHCNGGFSVAGLGELAISQSKAPIPVKEAFVSSNLSGVRVLVVDIDADSLDFACTVLEDCGALVETASSGMDVLEAIERLNPDVLAIDIEMQAPDGKDLLRQVRSRMVDREIPALAFTAVGRVEERIRALQQGFQIYVPKPIEPAELVAVVASLAGRSNDFRF; via the coding sequence GTGAAAACGCTCAATATCCTCTTAGTAGAAGACAGTCCCCTAGATGCCGAACTGATTGAGGCATATCTAATGGATGGCGGGTTCCAATTTTCTCTGGTGTGTGTGGAAACTAGAGAAGACTTTGCCGCGGCGCTGGAAAAACAATGTTTTGACATTATTTTGGCAGATTATATGCTGCCTTGTTTTAACGGAATAGCGGCACTGGAAATCGCCCACACTACTTGTCCGGGAGTGCCGTTTATTTTTGTTTCGGCTACTTTGGGCGAGGAAGTGGCGATCGAAACTTTGAAAAGCGGGGCTACTGATTATGTTCTCAAACGCCGTTTGATACGCTTGGTGCCGTCGATTCAGCGGGCCCTGCGGGAAGTTCAAGAACGGAACGAGCGCAAGCAAGCCGAAGCACAGCAGCAGGAAAGCGAAGCTCGATTTCGGATTATGGCAGATACCGCGCCGGTGATGATTTGGATGTCGGACACTGACCAACTTGGCGATTACTTTAACAAAGTTTGGCTGGAGTTTACCGGTAGAACTTTGGCGGAAGAAATGGGCACGGGTTGGATGGAAAACTTGCACCCAGATGACTTGCCAGAATGTCTGGATATTTACCAAAAAGCCTTCGACGCTGGCAGCGAGTACCGGCTCGAATGCCGCCTGAGACGCTATGACGGCGAATACCGCTGGGTTTTGGGTACGGGCGTACCCCGGTACAGGCCCGATCGCACTTTTGCAGGTTACATCGGTTCTTACATCGATATTAGCGATCGAAAACAGGCAGAACAAGAACGCGCTGCAGCTTTGTCCCGCGAACAAGCAGCCCGCAAGCAAGCAGAAGAAACAGCTAAAGCGCTGCAATCGGCAAACGATAAAATTACTAACATTCTCGAAAGCATTACCGATGCTTTTATCGCAGTAGATTTAAATTGGAACTATACCTATGTCAACCAAAAAGCTCAAGACCTTTTAGGCAAGTCACAAGCTGAACTGATCGGTAAAAAGGTTTGCGAGATATTTCCCTGGGCCGTCAATTTACCGTTTTACAAAATGGCGACCAAAGCATTAGCAGAAAGGGTAACGGTCGAGTATGAAGAATTCGTACCGTTATGGAATAAGTGGTTGAAGATGCGTTTTTATCCTTCCGATTCTGGTTTGTCGGGTTACATCCAAGACGTTACCGATCGCAAGCAAACAGAAGCTGCACTCCAAGCTAGCGAAGAAAAACTGAGAATGTTAGCCGAAGCTAACTTGATAGGAATTATCTTCGGGGATGTTAACGGCAGCATCCTCGATGCCAACGATGAATTTTTGCGGATAGTTGGTTACACGCGGGAACAGTTGCAGCGCGGGGAATTAAACTGGATTGACATGACGCCGCCGGAGTACCAGTCTCTCGACGAGAAGGGGATTGCAGAGGCACAAGCAACGGGCGTTTGCACTCCCTACGAGAAGGAATTCTGGAGGAGAGACGGCAGCCGGATTCCGGTGTTGATCGGATATGTTTTGCTGGCCCAAAAGCGGCAAGAATCTGTGGCTTTTATTCTCGATTTGACAGTTGGCAAGCAGTTGGAAAGAGAACTGCACGATCGAGCCCAGGAATTGGCGCGGGCGAACCGGATTAAAGACGAGTTTCTAGGAACTTTGTCCCACGAATTGCGGACGCCGCTGAATGCGATGCTGGGATGGGCGCAACTGCTGCGAAGCCGCAAGTTTGACGAAAAAACGACTGTTCGGGCTCTGGAAACGATCGACCGCAATACACGCTCCCTAGCAACTCTGATCGACGATTTGCTCGACGTGTCGCAGATTATTACCGGGAAACAGTCGCTGAATTTGCGGTGGGTGGATGTGATTTCGACTGTTGAGGCTGCGATCGATACTCTCGCGCCCGCGATTGCCGCCAAAAATATTGAAATTGTGACGGATTTCGACCCAACTACCGGGCGGATTGTTGCCGATTCCGGTCGCTTGCAGCAGGTAGCGTGGAATTTACTCTCGAATGCGATTAAGTTTACTCCCGATGGCGGACAGGTGAAGGTGGCGGTGCATAAGGTGCAGGGGACGATGGGCTCTGAGCAATCGGCTTGCTGTAAAAATTTGTCGCCCGCTAATGTCGAAATAGAGGTTAGCGACACGGGACAAGGGATTTCAGAAGAGTTTTTGCCGCACGTTTTCGATCGGTTCAGCCAAGCTGACAGCTCTATAAGGCGATCGTACAACGGATTGGGTTTGGGTTTGGCCCTAGTGCGGCATTTTGTGGAAATGCACGGGGGGACGGTGCAAGCAGAATCCGCCGGGAAAGGAAAAGGCTCGAGGTTTTTAGTGAGATTGCCAATTCAACAGCTTCATTGCAACGGCGGATTTTCTGTGGCCGGGCTCGGGGAGTTGGCGATTTCTCAAAGCAAGGCGCCAATCCCTGTAAAGGAGGCTTTTGTTAGCAGCAATCTTTCGGGAGTGCGGGTGTTGGTGGTCGATATCGACGCCGATTCCCTGGATTTTGCCTGTACAGTGCTCGAAGATTGCGGCGCCCTGGTGGAGACTGCTAGCTCTGGAATGGATGTCCTGGAGGCGATTGAAAGGCTGAATCCGGATGTGTTGGCGATCGATATCGAGATGCAGGCCCCTGATGGAAAGGATCTGCTGCGGCAAGTGCGATCGCGGATGGTGGACAGGGAAATTCCGGCGTTGGCGTTCACGGCGGTTGGTAGGGTAGAGGAACGGATACGGGCACTGCAGCAAGGTTTTCAAATTTACGTGCCCAAGCCGATCGAGCCTGCTGAGTTGGTGGCGGTGGTGGCAAGTTTGGCGGGGCGATCGAACGATTTTAGATTTTAG